From Nitrospirota bacterium, the proteins below share one genomic window:
- a CDS encoding excinuclease ABC subunit UvrA produces the protein MSGSIIIRGAREHNLKNLDLEIPRDKLVVITGLSGSGKSSLAFDTIYAEGQRRYVESLSAYARQFLEQMGKPDVDAIEGLSPAISIEQKSTSHNPRSTVGTVTEIYDYLRLLFARVGHPFCFNCGEEITAQTVQQMVDAIRELPEGTKFQILAPIVRGRKGEYRKELLDMRRAGYVRARIDDRLVDLGEDIALDKQKKHTIEIIVDRLVMKSGEALARRLADSVETSLKLAGGLVGVLTEDGRTHLYSEKLACIRCGVSYPEITPRIFSFNSPHGACPACDGIGYAMTTGCPEDEDFTLLDLCSVCKGARLKPESLSVKIARRSIADVTQLSVRAAADFFQSLKLTERETLIAQRILKEVRERLGFLVNVGLDYLTLDRPAATLSGGEGQRIRLATQIGSGLVGVLYILDEPSIGLHQRDNRRLLQTLLRLRDMGNTVIVVEHDAETMRAADHILDLGPGAGAHGGRIIAQGTPADVMTNPESLTGRYLRGDLSVTLPHRERKPKGFLSVVGARKHNLKGITARVPLGLFTCVTGVSGSGKSTLVLEVLWHSLSQLLGTKQSAISPQPPSRHASRVTRHEEWRKVRSGDAVRLDGCKDLLGVEALDKVIDIDQSPIGRTPRSNPATYTGLFTFIRDLFSNLPESRVRGYKPGRYSFNVKGGRCEACQGDGLIKIEMHFLPDIYVTCEVCKGQRYNRETLDIHYKGRSIADILNMTVDEALEFFEPIPLIKAKLQTLHDVGLHYIKLGQSATTLSGGEAQRVKLSRELSKRATGRTLYILDEPTTGLHFADIQRLLDVLNRLVEAGNTVVVIEHNLDVIKNADWIIDLGPEGGDHGGEIVAEGTPREVARSRRSYTGQVLREAGVGGQRSSVNGQ, from the coding sequence ATGTCCGGCTCCATCATTATCCGCGGCGCCCGGGAGCACAACCTCAAGAATCTCGATCTTGAGATTCCGCGGGACAAGCTCGTCGTCATCACGGGCCTGAGCGGGTCGGGCAAATCCTCTCTCGCCTTCGACACCATCTACGCCGAGGGCCAGCGCCGTTACGTCGAATCGCTCTCCGCCTACGCCCGCCAGTTCCTGGAACAGATGGGCAAGCCGGACGTGGATGCCATCGAAGGGCTGTCGCCGGCCATCTCCATCGAACAGAAGAGCACCAGCCACAACCCCCGCTCCACCGTCGGCACCGTCACGGAAATTTACGACTATCTCCGGTTGTTGTTCGCCCGGGTCGGCCATCCCTTCTGTTTCAACTGCGGCGAGGAGATCACCGCGCAGACCGTGCAGCAGATGGTCGACGCGATCCGGGAGCTGCCAGAGGGGACCAAGTTCCAGATCCTGGCGCCCATCGTCCGCGGGCGGAAGGGCGAGTACAGGAAGGAACTGCTGGACATGCGGCGGGCCGGGTACGTGCGGGCGCGGATCGACGATCGCCTTGTGGATCTGGGCGAAGACATCGCGCTCGACAAACAGAAAAAGCATACGATCGAGATCATCGTGGACCGGCTGGTCATGAAATCCGGCGAGGCGCTGGCTCGGCGGCTGGCCGACTCGGTCGAGACCTCGCTCAAGCTGGCCGGCGGTCTGGTCGGGGTGCTGACCGAAGACGGCAGGACCCACCTGTATAGCGAGAAGCTGGCGTGCATCCGCTGCGGCGTCAGCTACCCGGAAATCACGCCCCGCATCTTTTCGTTCAACAGCCCGCACGGCGCCTGTCCGGCCTGCGACGGCATCGGCTATGCCATGACGACGGGCTGTCCCGAGGATGAAGATTTCACCCTGCTCGACCTGTGTTCCGTCTGCAAGGGCGCGCGGCTGAAACCGGAAAGCCTGTCCGTGAAGATCGCCCGCCGGTCGATCGCGGACGTGACGCAACTCTCCGTCCGCGCGGCGGCGGACTTCTTCCAGTCGCTCAAGTTGACGGAGCGCGAGACGCTGATCGCCCAACGCATTCTGAAAGAGGTTCGTGAACGGCTGGGATTCCTGGTCAATGTGGGGCTTGATTATCTGACGCTGGACCGGCCGGCGGCGACGCTGTCGGGCGGCGAAGGGCAGCGGATTCGACTGGCGACGCAGATCGGCTCCGGACTGGTCGGCGTCCTCTACATCCTCGACGAACCGTCCATCGGATTGCACCAGCGGGACAACCGGCGGCTGCTGCAGACGCTCCTGCGCCTGCGCGACATGGGCAACACGGTCATCGTCGTCGAACATGATGCGGAAACCATGCGGGCGGCGGACCACATCTTGGACCTGGGGCCCGGGGCCGGCGCGCATGGCGGCCGGATCATCGCCCAAGGGACGCCGGCGGATGTGATGACGAATCCGGAGTCCCTCACCGGCCGCTACCTGCGCGGCGATCTCTCGGTGACGCTTCCGCATCGAGAGCGCAAGCCTAAAGGCTTCCTCAGCGTCGTGGGGGCGCGCAAACACAACCTCAAGGGCATCACGGCCCGCGTCCCGCTCGGCCTGTTCACCTGCGTCACCGGCGTTTCGGGATCAGGGAAAAGCACGTTGGTGCTGGAAGTGCTCTGGCACTCGCTGTCGCAGCTCCTGGGAACCAAGCAATCTGCCATCAGCCCTCAGCCTCCTTCCCGTCACGCGTCACGCGTCACGCGTCACGAAGAGTGGCGAAAAGTCCGGAGTGGAGATGCGGTGAGGCTGGATGGCTGTAAAGACCTGCTGGGTGTCGAGGCGTTGGACAAGGTGATCGACATCGACCAGTCCCCGATCGGCCGGACGCCGCGCTCCAACCCGGCGACCTACACGGGCCTGTTCACGTTCATCCGCGATTTGTTTTCGAACCTCCCGGAGTCGCGCGTCCGCGGGTACAAGCCCGGCCGCTACAGCTTCAACGTGAAGGGCGGTCGCTGCGAAGCCTGCCAGGGGGACGGCCTCATCAAGATCGAGATGCACTTCCTGCCGGACATCTATGTGACCTGCGAAGTCTGCAAGGGCCAGCGGTACAACCGAGAGACGCTGGACATCCACTATAAGGGCCGCAGCATCGCGGACATCCTGAACATGACGGTGGACGAGGCGCTGGAATTTTTTGAACCTATCCCGCTGATCAAGGCGAAACTGCAGACGCTGCATGACGTGGGGCTGCACTACATCAAGCTCGGCCAGTCCGCCACGACCCTCTCCGGCGGCGAGGCGCAGCGGGTGAAACTCTCGCGCGAATTGTCCAAACGGGCCACCGGCCGCACCCTGTACATTCTGGACGAACCGACCACCGGTCTGCATTTCGCCGACATCCAGCGCCTGCTGGACGTGCTCAACCGGTTGGTCGAAGCCGGCAACACGGTCGTGGTCATCGAACACAACCTGGACGTCATCAAGAACGCCGACTGGATCATCGACCTGGGACCGGAAGGCGGCGATCACGGTGGCGAGATCGTGGCCGAAGGAACGCCGCGGGAGGTGGCCCGGTCGAGGCGGTCGTACACGGGACAGGTGCTCCGAGAGGCGGGAGTAGGCGGTCAACGGTCATCGGTCAACGGTCAATAG
- a CDS encoding radical SAM protein has protein sequence MNSILYIFLPCKKVYPIGVTYLADFIHRRKPEVRQRILDLSLYPEKERSRMLRDAASAFRPDLVCFSWRDIQIFSPHEGDASLEHAFNFYFASNPFKRIVASVAGLKQLYRYYSHIRANLSYPWLIRREFPTAQIMIGGGAFTAFADQLIEKLPEGTIGILGEGEDAILKVVEGQPLDGERYIIRDGKQILKGEQRAPALLDALTVDLPYLTSIFPQYAEYLGEAIGVQTKRGCPYDCAFCLYPYIEGKRVRYRPPEMVVRDLSQHYHQWGARRFWFTDAQFITGKEAYPQCTEILERIIKEQLEIEWSGYIRTSLITPDLAKLMVRSGVGDLEVAITSGSQEVLNNLHMGFKLERLYDGCRYLAEAGFKGKVILNYSLNSPKETEKTLLQSVESYKVVASILGEDRVFPLMFFLGIQPNTDLEHRLLEEGYLSAGYNPLMLTPTSIRKLLYNPAPLNKIIAKACLAAWERKHGSRDPRAWTGSLSQTRSQAKYADDNLIRGIEGNSGRDALLTLEEILRSRQSSRSSTPSPEKTTATLAG, from the coding sequence ATGAACTCCATCCTTTATATCTTTTTGCCCTGCAAGAAGGTCTATCCCATCGGGGTGACCTACCTGGCGGATTTTATCCATCGGCGGAAGCCGGAGGTGCGGCAGCGCATCCTGGACCTGTCGCTGTATCCGGAGAAAGAGCGGTCGCGCATGCTGCGCGACGCGGCGTCGGCGTTTCGGCCGGACCTCGTCTGCTTTTCCTGGCGCGACATTCAGATTTTCTCTCCCCACGAAGGCGACGCCTCGCTGGAACATGCCTTCAATTTTTATTTCGCGAGCAATCCGTTCAAGCGGATCGTGGCGTCGGTCGCGGGGCTGAAGCAGCTCTACCGGTATTACAGCCACATCCGCGCGAACCTGTCCTATCCCTGGCTGATCCGGCGGGAATTCCCGACAGCGCAGATCATGATCGGCGGCGGCGCCTTCACCGCGTTCGCCGATCAACTTATCGAAAAGCTGCCGGAAGGAACCATCGGCATTCTCGGCGAAGGCGAAGACGCGATTCTCAAGGTGGTCGAAGGGCAGCCGCTCGACGGCGAGCGCTATATCATCCGCGACGGCAAGCAGATCCTGAAGGGCGAGCAGCGCGCCCCGGCTCTGTTGGATGCGCTGACGGTCGATCTCCCCTACCTGACCTCGATCTTCCCCCAGTACGCCGAATACCTCGGCGAGGCGATCGGCGTGCAGACCAAGCGGGGCTGCCCCTACGACTGCGCCTTTTGCCTCTATCCCTATATCGAGGGCAAGCGGGTCCGCTATCGACCGCCGGAGATGGTCGTCCGGGATCTCTCCCAGCACTATCACCAGTGGGGCGCGCGCCGGTTCTGGTTCACGGACGCCCAGTTCATCACGGGCAAAGAAGCCTACCCCCAGTGCACGGAGATCCTGGAGCGGATCATCAAGGAGCAATTGGAGATCGAATGGTCCGGCTACATCCGAACGTCGCTGATCACCCCGGACCTCGCCAAGCTCATGGTCCGTTCGGGGGTCGGGGACCTGGAAGTCGCCATCACCTCCGGGTCCCAGGAGGTCCTCAACAATCTCCACATGGGCTTCAAGCTGGAACGCCTCTATGACGGCTGCCGGTACCTGGCCGAAGCCGGGTTCAAGGGCAAGGTCATCCTGAATTACTCGCTGAATTCTCCGAAAGAAACCGAGAAAACTCTGCTCCAGAGCGTCGAGTCATACAAGGTGGTGGCCTCGATCCTGGGCGAAGACCGGGTCTTCCCGCTGATGTTCTTCCTGGGAATCCAACCGAACACCGACCTGGAGCACCGGCTCTTGGAGGAGGGCTATTTGTCCGCCGGCTACAATCCCCTCATGCTCACCCCGACCAGTATCCGGAAGCTGCTGTATAACCCGGCGCCGCTCAACAAGATCATCGCCAAGGCCTGCCTGGCCGCGTGGGAAAGAAAACATGGGAGTCGCGACCCTCGAGCGTGGACCGGCTCCCTCTCCCAGACCCGGTCCCAGGCCAAGTATGCCGACGACAATCTGATCCGCGGCATCGAAGGCAACTCCGGCCGCGACGCGCTCCTGACCCTGGAAGAAATCCTCCGCTCCCGCCAATCATCTCGCTCTTCGACGCCTTCCCCTGAAAAAACGACAGCGACCTTGGCCGGTTAA
- a CDS encoding ATP-binding protein: MGETRVDLLHLLEDLRDAYPGAIEETILTEIVANSLDSGATRIALLTDPAQATLTVVDNGSGMQRRDLVRYHDLAASTKTRGEGIGFAGVGIKLGLLVCEEVVTETRRGKTHVATRWALASRHRAPWKWIPPPGLVVERGTGVRLKLQNALSPLLDDGYVETTVRHHFQSLLDPTFTDILISHYPKGVVFEVNGRRLPPETWRGADTAPIAVRLARKRKPAAVGYLVREPTPLPEDRRGVAICTFGKVIKRGWEWLGLTPSAPDRIGGVVEAPALAACLTLNKGDFVRVGSRGAIYLAYRKALQEAVSAQLSAWGDGREPTEEVRRRKVRPVERDLEQVLVDLAEDFPLLASLVERRAGGQKRLPIGRGGEAQDGPGPLAATVTPSAEQTIGDQQAEQPESRDLKEPAEEPGPAEESTQPQAQPEGEIEPPATDTVLPGARGKPRPGRYGLTIRFESAPDDPELGRLVESTVVVNDAHPAYRRAEASRSEGYHLALTVALALAPLAVEAANEHDFVTAFLARWGEALKRPPGRRR; this comes from the coding sequence ATGGGCGAAACCCGCGTTGATCTGCTGCACCTCCTGGAAGACTTGCGCGACGCCTATCCCGGCGCGATCGAGGAAACCATCTTGACCGAGATTGTGGCCAACTCTCTGGATTCCGGCGCCACGCGCATCGCCCTGCTGACCGATCCCGCGCAAGCGACGCTGACCGTGGTGGATAACGGGTCCGGCATGCAGCGGCGGGATCTGGTCCGATATCACGACCTCGCGGCGAGCACCAAGACGCGCGGCGAGGGGATCGGCTTCGCCGGCGTCGGCATCAAGCTCGGGTTGTTGGTCTGCGAAGAAGTCGTGACCGAAACGCGCCGGGGCAAGACCCATGTGGCGACGCGGTGGGCGTTGGCGTCGCGGCATCGGGCGCCGTGGAAATGGATCCCGCCTCCGGGCCTCGTCGTCGAACGCGGGACGGGCGTCCGGCTCAAGCTCCAGAACGCGCTCTCGCCCCTGCTCGATGACGGGTATGTCGAGACGACCGTCCGCCATCACTTTCAGTCGCTGCTCGATCCGACATTCACCGACATCCTGATATCCCACTATCCCAAGGGAGTCGTCTTCGAAGTGAACGGCCGGCGGCTCCCGCCCGAGACCTGGCGCGGGGCGGACACCGCGCCGATCGCGGTGCGCCTGGCCCGCAAACGCAAGCCAGCCGCGGTCGGGTATCTGGTCCGGGAGCCGACGCCGTTGCCCGAGGATCGCCGCGGCGTCGCGATCTGCACGTTCGGCAAGGTCATCAAACGAGGCTGGGAATGGCTCGGCCTCACCCCGTCGGCGCCGGACCGGATCGGCGGCGTGGTCGAAGCGCCGGCGCTAGCCGCCTGTCTCACGCTCAATAAAGGCGATTTCGTCCGCGTCGGTTCCCGCGGCGCGATCTATCTCGCGTACCGGAAAGCCCTGCAGGAGGCGGTGTCGGCGCAGCTCTCCGCGTGGGGGGACGGGCGCGAGCCCACGGAAGAGGTGCGCCGCCGGAAAGTGCGGCCGGTCGAACGCGATCTCGAGCAGGTGCTGGTGGATCTGGCGGAAGATTTTCCGCTGCTGGCCTCCCTCGTCGAGCGGCGGGCCGGCGGGCAAAAGCGGCTGCCGATTGGCCGTGGAGGGGAGGCTCAGGACGGTCCAGGGCCGCTTGCCGCGACGGTCACTCCATCGGCAGAGCAAACGATCGGTGATCAGCAAGCGGAGCAGCCGGAAAGCCGGGACCTCAAGGAACCGGCGGAAGAGCCAGGACCAGCGGAAGAGTCGACTCAACCGCAGGCCCAGCCTGAAGGTGAGATAGAACCGCCCGCGACCGACACGGTCCTCCCCGGCGCGCGCGGCAAGCCGCGCCCCGGGCGCTACGGACTGACCATCCGGTTTGAGTCCGCGCCCGATGATCCGGAGCTGGGCCGTCTGGTCGAGTCCACGGTCGTCGTCAACGACGCTCATCCCGCCTACCGGCGCGCCGAAGCCTCCCGCTCGGAGGGTTATCACCTCGCCCTCACAGTGGCGCTGGCGCTGGCCCCGCTGGCCGTCGAGGCGGCGAATGAACACGACTTCGTCACTGCGTTCCTGGCGCGCTGGGGCGAAGCGTTGAAGCGGCCGCCCGGCCGCCGGCGTTGA
- a CDS encoding universal stress protein yields MYKTIYIPVDNSDHSNMAVDLGIQLAKTFGSKIVGSHVYAAKMHDKRFKQMEAGLPEEYHDEKELDRQRQIHDSLITRGLQIITDSYLDYVDKKCSEANLPLERRSLEGRNWKVLAEDINTNGYDLVVMGALGVGAVKDSVIGSNTERVARRVRNSDMLIVKQTQPMTGGKIVVAVDGSPYSFGGLMTGIALGKALNKPVEAISAFDPYFHYAAFHSISGVLNEEAGKVFRFKEQEKLHEEIIDSGLAKIYQSHLDISRELAQAEQTDIKTTLLDGKAFEKIIQYVRKEIPWLLIVGRIGVHSDDDMDIGSNTENLLRSSPCNILISNRKHVPPIDTQAEYTIAWTEEALRRMEKIPVFARGVAKTAIHRYAIEKGHTIISNTVVDAAVGHILPKGAMEAMKALGAGLDASGIDRNKMQADDEVAKDLMGSTLSGMMTEIVQEKPKVSAGTQAYLDRMSQNYFVCDGCGYIGKGDTPVKCPVCGATGDRFKQVDKSIFEAAARAEGGLETDVAYDDVPMQWTKDAKEAIRAVPAGFQRRRAKAKIEKSARKLGMTTITLEFAAPMIKEAAAEDYTPIFANKGTGTAPAAEAKLAAAETREPGPAKSDNGNGNGRTEPASPYTWTPEAQARLERAPEGFMRDCTRALIQKHADKIGTTVITLEVANEGIEQAKGVMQEAMKTGNLKDIIANLTGKTTSS; encoded by the coding sequence ATGTACAAGACGATCTATATCCCGGTCGACAATTCGGACCATTCCAACATGGCTGTTGACCTCGGGATTCAGCTCGCCAAAACCTTCGGCTCCAAGATCGTGGGCAGCCACGTCTATGCGGCCAAGATGCATGACAAACGGTTCAAGCAGATGGAGGCCGGCCTTCCCGAGGAATACCACGACGAAAAGGAGCTGGACCGGCAGCGGCAGATCCACGACTCCCTGATCACCCGCGGGCTCCAGATCATCACCGACTCCTACCTGGATTACGTGGACAAGAAATGCTCCGAAGCCAACCTGCCCCTGGAGCGGCGCTCACTGGAGGGACGGAACTGGAAGGTCTTGGCCGAAGATATCAATACCAACGGCTATGACCTGGTCGTCATGGGGGCGCTGGGGGTCGGAGCCGTCAAGGACAGCGTCATCGGGAGCAACACCGAACGGGTCGCCCGCCGCGTCCGTAATTCCGACATGCTCATCGTCAAGCAGACGCAGCCCATGACGGGCGGGAAGATCGTCGTGGCAGTGGACGGCAGTCCCTATTCCTTCGGCGGGCTCATGACCGGCATCGCCTTGGGCAAGGCGCTGAACAAACCGGTCGAAGCCATCTCGGCGTTCGATCCCTACTTCCACTACGCGGCCTTCCACAGCATCTCCGGGGTGCTGAACGAAGAAGCCGGCAAGGTCTTTCGCTTCAAGGAGCAGGAAAAGCTGCACGAGGAAATCATCGACAGCGGACTGGCCAAGATTTACCAGTCCCATCTGGATATCTCGCGCGAACTGGCCCAGGCCGAGCAGACCGACATCAAGACCACCCTGCTGGACGGCAAGGCTTTCGAAAAGATCATTCAATACGTCCGCAAGGAGATTCCGTGGCTCCTCATCGTCGGCCGGATCGGCGTCCACAGCGACGACGACATGGACATCGGAAGCAACACCGAGAACCTCCTGCGCAGCTCCCCCTGCAACATTCTGATCTCCAACCGCAAGCATGTGCCGCCGATCGACACCCAGGCCGAGTACACCATCGCCTGGACCGAGGAAGCCCTGCGTCGCATGGAGAAGATTCCGGTCTTCGCCCGCGGCGTGGCCAAAACGGCCATCCACCGCTATGCGATCGAGAAGGGTCACACCATTATCAGCAACACGGTCGTGGACGCCGCCGTCGGCCACATCCTGCCGAAGGGCGCCATGGAAGCGATGAAGGCGCTCGGGGCGGGGCTCGATGCGTCCGGGATCGATCGCAACAAAATGCAGGCGGACGACGAAGTGGCGAAGGACCTCATGGGCTCCACCCTGAGCGGGATGATGACCGAGATCGTGCAGGAGAAGCCGAAAGTCAGCGCGGGCACGCAGGCGTATCTGGACCGGATGAGCCAGAACTATTTCGTCTGCGACGGCTGCGGCTACATCGGCAAGGGTGACACGCCGGTCAAGTGCCCGGTCTGCGGCGCGACGGGGGATCGGTTCAAGCAGGTGGACAAGAGCATTTTCGAGGCGGCGGCCAGAGCCGAGGGCGGGCTGGAAACCGATGTGGCTTACGACGACGTGCCGATGCAATGGACCAAAGACGCGAAGGAAGCCATCCGGGCGGTACCGGCCGGGTTCCAACGTCGCCGGGCGAAGGCGAAGATCGAGAAGAGCGCGAGAAAGCTCGGCATGACCACGATCACGCTGGAGTTCGCCGCCCCCATGATCAAGGAAGCCGCGGCGGAGGACTATACCCCCATCTTCGCCAACAAAGGCACCGGCACGGCGCCGGCCGCGGAAGCCAAACTGGCGGCGGCGGAAACCCGGGAGCCCGGCCCGGCCAAGAGCGACAACGGCAATGGAAACGGCCGGACGGAGCCGGCCTCGCCGTACACCTGGACGCCCGAGGCTCAGGCCAGGCTGGAGCGGGCGCCCGAAGGCTTCATGCGCGACTGCACCCGCGCGCTGATCCAAAAACACGCCGATAAGATCGGGACGACCGTGATCACGCTTGAAGTCGCCAACGAGGGAATCGAACAGGCCAAGGGCGTCATGCAAGAAGCGATGAAGACCGGCAACCTGAAAGACATCATCGCCAACCTCACAGGCAAAACTACCTCAAGCTGA
- a CDS encoding class I SAM-dependent methyltransferase, whose translation MLQLDERPVRAEAPSESSATTVSSWSGKAREDAVQRMFTAIARFYDLNNSLLSFGLHHRWKHIAASYVPAVENGRAVDIGAGTADLALLIERRVGPKGYVVATDLNDAMLREGARKVARRGLSRRIPCLRANAEDLGFKDESVDAVTAGFCVRNVGNLPRALGEIHRVLKPGGRFVCLEFSQPVRPWLLRLYDWYSFRLLPRIGTLVAHDKTGVYHYLPASIRTFPDQERFSALLREAGFRQVEYRNLSGGIVAIHVAVK comes from the coding sequence ATGCTGCAGCTCGATGAACGGCCCGTGCGCGCGGAGGCGCCGAGCGAATCCTCGGCGACGACCGTGTCTTCCTGGTCCGGCAAGGCCCGCGAGGATGCGGTGCAGCGGATGTTCACCGCGATCGCGCGGTTCTACGACCTCAACAATTCCCTGTTGAGTTTCGGCCTCCATCACCGGTGGAAGCACATCGCCGCCTCGTACGTGCCGGCCGTCGAGAACGGTCGCGCGGTCGACATCGGCGCCGGCACCGCCGACTTGGCGCTGTTGATCGAACGCCGCGTGGGACCGAAGGGCTACGTCGTGGCCACGGACCTGAACGACGCCATGCTTCGGGAAGGCGCGCGGAAGGTCGCCCGCCGGGGCTTGAGCCGTCGCATCCCCTGCCTGCGCGCGAACGCGGAGGACTTGGGCTTCAAGGACGAGAGCGTCGACGCCGTCACGGCCGGTTTCTGCGTGAGGAACGTCGGCAACCTGCCGCGGGCGCTCGGCGAGATCCATCGCGTGCTCAAGCCGGGCGGCCGGTTCGTGTGTTTGGAATTTTCCCAGCCGGTGCGGCCGTGGCTGCTGCGGCTCTATGATTGGTATTCGTTCCGGCTCCTGCCGCGCATCGGGACGCTGGTCGCGCACGACAAGACCGGGGTGTATCACTATTTGCCGGCGTCGATTCGGACCTTTCCGGATCAGGAACGGTTCAGCGCGCTGCTGCGGGAAGCTGGCTTCCGGCAGGTGGAGTACCGCAACCTCAGCGGCGGTATCGTGGCGATCCACGTCGCGGTCAAATAG